From the Musa acuminata AAA Group cultivar baxijiao chromosome BXJ3-1, Cavendish_Baxijiao_AAA, whole genome shotgun sequence genome, the window GATTAAGAAATCCTGATCATGAAAGTACTACTAATCaatatgtttcttcttattgtcaGTTTAAAATAAAGGAAGTAAATGCTTCTAAAAGGAGGTTGCTATGGAAAAAATAATTGCAGCTACTCCAATCTCAGCTTGAGCCACAATTAGATTCTTGTGAAGCTCAGATAGTAAATAAAACATTGCAGTGACTATCACTGGAAGCATCATGGTGAGGAAGAAACTATGGAGAATTACTGGACAATAACATTGTGTACATAACATTTAAGTAAAAATGAAAATCCCTAACAATATTCATCCTTGattggataaaaaaaaagaagggaatcTTGGAAGCTACATAATTATTGTCCattgatagagaaaaagaaaaagaaagcaatagAATTTTAAGTTTTACCTTTTACAATTACCGATCAATGGTGTTATTTCATTTACAACTCTGAAAGATATGGACCTTCAGAGGAATTCTCTTAATCAGTTCAAAGATGCAGACATCATACTTCTCTATATTAGAGCGACAAAAAAGGGGAAGAATGATGACGGATCAAGAAAGGAGGAAAGAAGGATGAGCGTCGGTGCTAATACAAATACAAAGCGATGCAAAGCAAAAGCCACGAATGTAGAGTAGAGTGATATCGTTCTACTTCTGCATTAGCAAAACCACCGTCCTTATCATCTTCCTTCTCTCTTTTTGTCTCACCTTCCATTAgcactcttcctcttcttcctcctcccccctCAAGAAATCGTAAAAGTCCCTCAACTCTACCTCCGAAACTCCACCCTGCTCATCTCTAATGACATCCTTGAGATTCACCATCATCAAGTCATCACAATTGCCATGGCCCCTGCCCGCGCCTCAATTGTCAATGTTCCGATCCACATTTACAAAGTTGACCACCACTTCATTCTTATCGACCATCACCACAACAACCACCCACAACTCTTAACAGTGTCCTCGTCCGTCACTACTATAATAGTTGATCAAGGAGTTTTAATTATGacataacaaaagaaaacataattagaaagttaaaattatatttttatctataattttttatgtcattcaTTCATATATTATTATGTGTTGTATTTTTCATCAGTAAAattgattgataaatatgattaaatatttttatttttataattatataaattttttttttaacgtcTAGTGATGTTAAAAAAAAAGTCTAATTTCCGCTCAGACAATAAATTTTACGAAAAGAGATGATAGACGGACCGCGTGCGTTATATCATCAAGGCATGATGACGTTTCACTAAATTGATGGATGATGAGTTATAGTTCCAGCCTCTTCATCACCTTCCTCATCTGCCactctctcttcctcctcgtcaTCTTTGGCTTTCTTCGTTGTCCCTTTCCCCTCCATCAACAAATTTGATTCCTTCCTTCCCTTGGCTTCCTTAATTACCCTCTTCCCCATTCCCCCTGCAAAATGATCTTGGCTCTTTATCTGGGGTGATCCTTTATTGCCTTGGATTTCTCTAAACACTAACACTCGTAAATGGTTGTTAGTATACTCATCTATAGaattatattcaaaatatataaattttaaataaaaatatctctatattcatataaaatataaaaatttgattCCTCTTTGGATATTGTTGCCCCTTTATTGTGAAAGTATGGGGTAAATTATCATGTTAATAGAAAAAAACTTTTGACTTATTATTTTGATGTTCTCTGAAgtaaaattgataattttatgttatTAAACTTATAAATGAAAATCATTGTATTTTCAAACCCATGCATATCCACCATGTTCTAAAAAATGGACATTGCTACCTACCTATAATGAATTTTTATGGTAAAATAGATTATGTTTTCAGAAAACACATTGAGAATGTTTCAGTTTTGGAAATAAATATCTCTAGATTCACTCACAAAGGAATACAATTTCATCTGTCAAGTTTAATCAGAACTATAAATGCAAGGATATGATATGTGCAATTTTGCCTTGTAATAAAAAGGGCGTCACCAGATCCCTGGACCAGTATTCTGCAGCAATCGAAAACATAATAATGACAATTATTATCACTGTAGTAAAACACTAGCTGGTGATTTAAGAACCCTAAATCATATTAAGAAGTCAAGTTTATTAGTATATTATATAGATTTCTTGAGGCAATAGATGAAAAGTCTCTACTACAGCAAAACATGGTTCATTGGAGCATCCTTGTTCTATGAGCCTCTGTTACACTGGATTTAGTCACATATTGATCTAAATATGAAAGAAGTTCACATGGTGATTAAGATTTTCTTTCTATTCTCTTGATTAGTACAAGAATTAAATACCATATGAACTAGTTTAAGCTCACATCAAAAAAGATGGAAAGAACAAGCCCTCTACTGTGATATAATGTGCAAGAAAGGAGTAATGTATCACAAAAGAGTAATGCAACATAAAATTGTCACACTAAAACGAAACAAACTAAAATCCAAAAGAGGGTTCATCAGACAGTAAACAGAGTCAACTCAGGCCCTACTTCAACATGATGACCAGTAGAGGAAGCAAATGCTAGGAGAAAGATCTTAAGCTTCAACCACCTCAGTGTTCTCAAGAAGTATAGCCTTTGTGGGTTTTGCAAGCAGGTCTGTGTACTCTTGGAAGGGAGATTTGCTGAAACGAGTCTCCATCCAGAAGTCAGGTGTCAGGAAACCGTAGGTCTTCATAAGACAATCAAAGGTAGCCTGCAAAAAGCAACGAATAAAATTTCCTATGTGATAAATACAATGGGGAAAGGTACAAACATTTGCAGCTATTCTACATACGTTCATGTCATATATAATACACGTTTTGATCCTCAAACAACTGTTGCAGATATCAGCTATGCTACCAAATGCAAGTCTTAAATATGAAATCTTTTGAACCAACCATCATCTTCACACTGCAAGTATTTAAAAAGGGCAAGTCCGCAATTGTTCGATCATATTGTATCCAATCCATCCGACTCCCATGAGCTGATTGGTCTATTACAGTGACTAATATTCCTAAGAGATCAGTTGGCATATAAGTTGGCAAGAGAAGATCCCAATAAAGTAAAAAAACTTAAGCTGGGAATCCATCCGACTCCCATGAGCTGATTGGTCTATTACAGTGACTAATATTCCTAAGAGATCAGTTGGCATATAAGTAGGCAAGAGAAGATcccaataaagtaaaaaaaacttAAGCTGGGAAGGTCCAAACCTCTGTCATGTGCCACGGTTTTCTAAGTCAACGACAATGTATTTAGGGTCTAATATAGTGGTTTGAAATTAAACAGGGCTCTTGTAATTGAACACCACATGTGATAGATGTGCACGTCTTCAAATCATATTTTGAGGAGGAAACAGCTGTCTAGACCAAGTGTTTTGAGAAGAAAATGAGTCTAGATCAAGTGTTTTGAGGGCAGAACTTGCATAAGAGTATTTAGGATAAAACTGCATCTAGATGAAGTATTTTCTGGAAGAAATTTTGCCCACTGCTTCTGACCACATGCCTCTCCTGACGCTATACtgtaagatctctctctctctctctctctctctccccttgcaACTAACCGATGCAAGCAGGAGCTTTCATATAAGGTAATCTGCAAATCCCACtttgatatataatttccaaACATACAGGATCCGTGAACCTGTTGTTTATACTCTActgcagaattttttttttcttatgggaGAAAAGAAACAATGTATCAGCCCTAAAACAACCTTCTTTTATGCAGATTGAAAAGTATATTTATAGCTGACTAAAATATGTCTTACTACAGGACCAGGCTGTGTCACTCGCAACAAATCTAATAAAGCACTTGATAGAAAGTAAGGTAGTCACTATGTGATCTAGCCACAAGATATCCAACTTAACAATGTTAGATTATAAAACAAATTTCAACACTTTAGTATTTTCTACAATACAAAAAGGCCCAAAATAATTTAAACAAAATATAAGAAGGATGAACAAAGTAGAAAATATAGGAACAAAAAGGAAGAATGAAATTCTCATTAGAATCATCAACTACAAAATTTGTATTTCTAATGGCTTTTGATGACAACAATTTTTCAGTAAAACATAAGAACTACAGACCTACAATAAAAGCAACAACTTAAAATTCAAAAAAACCTATAGCTTCCATATTTTCCCACCCTAATTTTTAATCCTATAATTCTCCCTACACGCTTCTTATACCTTTCCTTTGACAACAACAGTATTTCACTCCTTATTCAGCAGATACTTTCACATGAGTTCAACTATGTAAAGAGAAGAGCAGCAACAAGCAAAAAAGTAGATATAAAGTAAAATAAGTTAATTAATAACCAACAAAACCTACATACTTCAAATCTCTATTCCATTTACAAGTTAAAAAAGTTCCACTATAACAATTGAAAACAGGTTGAGATTCTCAAATGTTTTCCAACAGTAGTTACATAGTAACATTTTTATTGTTCATTATGTTGTAAAAACAAAAAACCCAATTAGATATGACATTGAGATATATAATAACAGTAGCACTACAGATTTATGCCAAGCTTTATATGCCTCATCGAACTGAACTAGACGACAATGATGGCAAACATCATACTATAGCAAAGAAAGAAAACAGAAAACTCATTCATCAATATCATGCAATATCTAGTCCAATTCTCCAGTTCATTTTGGACACAAACACCTATTTGCAATAGTACACACAGGTCGAAGGACCACCTATGCATAGCTAAATCCAAATCAACATGATTTATATATGGATTTATAATGAAGAAAATGTAAAGTTTTTATGTATGTGCAGATCCAGGCTAATAACAATTATAAACTACGTGTATATACAGATCCAAGATAACTCGAGATCTTATACCGATCAAGTGCATAACCAATATAAATGAAatatataattcttcctaaatgcGACTAAGAATCAACCGCCTTAACCACAATCCCTCGCATGAAAGAAAACAACTGATGGAGCACAATACACACTGACCTTCACAAAGTTCCCGAGAGTCTTGGTCGAACCACGAGACGAAGTGAACACGTCCTCGATCCCAGCAAACTGGAGCACCTTCTTCGGGACACGAGCAGCCACGATCCCCGCCCCCCTCGGCGCGGGCACCATTCGGACGGTGACCGACCCGCACTTCCCGGTGACCTTACAGGGCACAGTGTGCGGCTTCCCGATCTTGTTCCCCCAGTAGCCTCTCCTGACGGGGATCACCGACAGCTTGGCCAAAATGATGGAGCCGCGGATAGCGGTGGCTACCTCCTTAGCGCACTTCACGCCGAGGCCGACGTGGCCGTCGGTGTCGCCGACGACGACGAAGGCCTTGAATCGGGTGCGCTGGCCAGCGCGGGTCTGCTTCTGGACCGGCATGATCTTCATGACCTCATCCTTGAGGCGGCCCCCGAGGAGGGTATCGATGATCTGGTGCTCCTTCACAGGTAGGGAGTGGAGGTAGATCTGCTCGAGGCTAGTAATCTTGCCCTCCTTCACGAGGCGGCCGAGCTTGGTGACGGGCAcccacttctcctcctcatcaCGCCGGCCGCCACCGCGCCTTCCGCGCCCACGGTCTCCCCGACCCCGGCCGCGGCCGAACCCGCGGCCAAACCCGCGCCCGAAGCCGCCACGATCGCCACCGCCGCGCTCAGCCATGCTTGCCAGTACGGATGGTATGAAGGTTTCAAGGACTTCGCCGCGCAGAGAGCGTGTGAAGGCTGTGGATAAGAAAGAAGCGGCGTTTATAGTGGAAGCCGCAAGCGAACATTAGGGTTTCGAAGGGTTTGATTGCCGCTGGTTGGTTCGGTTCGGTCCGGTTCATCCACGGTTTTTTTGCCAATATGGACACTGGCCCGGTTCGGTTGTGGTTCGGAAGTGCTCACATTTTCGAAATTGTATAAGAACGTCACTTTTGCTTAATATCTAAAATAAACTCAGACAATCATCCATTCTTTTCTCTCCTTTTCCGATtcatatgctgaatcgatctaattataatatttataataatatcaaaaatattataattcggTACAAAATATTATagcataatattttaatataaatcttatataaatattataaatatatattttaaataatatgagGAAAATATTATAGTATAGTATTTTTTTACTGTGTTATAGTATTTTCTTGATTCGATCAGTcaatagagaaaaaagaaaaaaagaggtaTGTGGTttcgaatattttatatatttaaaaatcctattaaaaaattgaaaatagataattaaaaagaatatttttaaaaattaatccaactatatatatataataaaataaaaaaattaaaatatatttaaaaaaggtAAGGATTATGGTTATATTTTGAAATACATTTACATTTTCAATGTGCAATTAAGGAAAGGAATTTGACTAAATGTTTATGGTATGCTTTGAGTGCTTGATAGATTatagatataaattatatttaaatatgtgattattaaaattatatttcaaatgttcattaaatattttatgataaaatttacccttttgattttttaaatatttatttaaggtTCAGATATATAAGACGAGAGAGAAGGCCAAGAAAGAGACTAGGAGAACAAATTGCTTAGATAAAGGAAGTGTGATGAACTCCTCTGGTATAGGAGGGgattttagggtttttttttgttaagttggtatttttttaaattaaaattggtTTATTTTCATCTAAATCGATTAACGAAGAGTATCATCTAAACTGGAATCATTTATAGCCTTCAAAACTAAATTATTGATGAactgattttgattaaatcaatTCGAttcatatttaatttaaattttcaaTTCGATTTGAACATCCATAGTTATATAAACaggtattagaaaaaaaaaatgacaatGCCCCAATCAGTCTTATGTGGATCGGGTTTATGTGAATAACAGGGATAATAAACTATCAAGGTGTATACGGAGCTTTCTAAAGTTACATAAAATGCTAAAATATCAAGTAAGAGTGTAAGTGtttttgatttaatctatgtGACGCTCAAGGTAatagatgaaaatagtaaaatatatataatctcaattaataatttttaacagTTTTAATAAAAATGTTCGAGGGTTAAATAATATATCTTCGGAACTAACATTGACaattttattaaattagatttaaataatattttattatttaatcatATTAAGTATAAGTTACTAAAGGTttttatcttatatatttttacaCCGTAAATATTGATCTAATGATAATGTACAAAACTAACTTATTAAATGTTGATCCGATGGTGAGTACCAAATCAATTTATCAAAGATAGAGGATTTGAAATTTCATCCACATATTTTTCATACATTAAACGTATGATGGTAATATACCGAATTAATTGGAGGCTTGAATCATCATTCATATATTTTATATCCTAAGCATTAGGTAATGTAACAGATTTACTtataaaaaattaagaatataaaaatattatttaatatatttagttGATAAAAATTTCGATAATATATTTCGTCACTCGAAAAAACAATAAGTataatttgaagaaaaaaaaaaagggttcagTTTCGATAGAAATTTAGCGTCCTATTCATTTCCATTTGTGCTTAAACATCTTTGAGAAATTAGTATTCTTCTGTCCCAAAATTTTCCTCAACCACTTGAATATGTCATTATCCATTACAAAACACCTGTCGTCATCCACTCTAGTCTCCACGCTTCAGCCATCAGACATTGATTTATACAGTAATGTCAACGTCAACATCGATTTATTAGGCATTATTAGATTTGACGTGAAGATATACGGGTGAGTAAAAAAAAAGTCAAACCCTCCATCGGCACAAACGCCTCCCACGCAACGCTGTCCACAGGGGTCAAACCACGCCCACCCCCCAATCCTCAACGTCACCTCCACGAATGGTATTCTGACACGTGTGAGAGGACGTCTTCTTCCGCGACGTGGCGAGTGTTGAGTTGACAAATCATTTTGTCAAACGGAGACGCTCGCGATTCTGGAGTCCGATTTACCTTCGTTTTTACTGGAGAAATTGTGGGTCCCACCCTCAACGTCCAGTGGAAACGCAGGTGGGTAATTTCGTCGGGAAATTCTCCCACCACGTCACGCCGCTGCCACCGCCTCTGGGTCGGGGTTCGCAGGAAAAGAGGGAAACGACATCGGCAGGGAGACGCGAGAGTTCGCTCGTTGATGACTCGGTTGACTGATGCAGGAAGGGGCTTTGCGAAAGAGGTAGAGAAGCCCTCCTTAACACGCCTCTGCTTTGATAAGCCAAAGCGAAATGGAGAGAGCACCGTCGTGCCTTCTTCTCCACTCCTCTCTCTTTTGTAGGTGGCGGTGGTAGCAGTGGTAATACTGCTAACCGTGATAGCCTCACCAAGGCCCCCTCCGCCGCCTGCCGAGAACGTCCTCCATCGCTGCTGGATCTGCACCCTCCCTCCCTTCTCCACTCTCTCTCGGGTTTCGATCTCCCCGTGTCCTTCCTCTCGTCTTGAGAAATTAGGGTCTTGGAAGGCCACCGCCTTTAGCTGCTTGGATCAAGAAAGGTTGCTGCTTTTTCTTTGGTTCCCCGTGATTTCTTGGTCGACGATGAAGCGGCCGGGATCGTCCTCGTACGGGGATGATTTCGACGACGATGACGGTATAGGCGGGAGGATGAGCTTCAAGGACTGGCCGAGGAGGAATCAAGATCCCGACcgttcgtcgtcgtcgtcgcaccGGCGACTCTCCTACTCGAAGACGGAGGGTCCGCGGAAGGTGGCGCCCTCCTCGTCGTCCTATGGTCGGTCGCTCGACGACGACTGGGAGCCGGCACGGCACACCCGGAGACGTTATGATCATGAGCTGGAGTCCTTAGATTGGCGGAAGGGCCACAGTCGGTACAGGGTTGGTGGTGATCGAATGATGCAGGTCTCGTCGCCGAGGGTCTCGTATGGGGGCGACCTGATGCGCCGTTCAGAGAGCTTCTCGGGGCTGAGAAGGGACGTCCCGAAGGGTTTCAGGTCGGAGAGGGACCGGTTGAGGAGGGACGGGAATGGTAGCTCGTCGTGGTGGAGATCGAGAAGCTCGAAGGAGCTCAGTGTTGAGGAAGTGCGGAAATCGCCGTCGATTGATTCAGATTCAGTGGGGAGACGGAGTCATGCTACGTCGCCAGATGATCATAGAGGGAAAGTGAGGTCCAAGGACTCCTCGAGTGGGCTGCGATCTACAAGAGTCGAGGCAAAGACCGTAAAGACAGTGAAGTCAATCAGAGAAGGTGGCAACAGTAGCGAGATGGAAGAGGGAGAGCTCGAACCGGATCTGGTGTCAGAAGCAGAACCTGTAGCTGAACCTTCCATGGGTAGCAAGACAGCAACTGGAGTGGAATCAAAGAACTGCAAGGACAGAAATCCAGAGTACAATAGTCTTCCTGAAGAAGTATCAAAGGAGATCTTATTAAGTGGAAAGATGTTGGACATTCATGGTAATGGTTCTCTTGCTGTAAAGGAAGAAGGAAAGTTAACAGAAGTCATAATGGACACAGGAAATACTAGTGATGAGATAAAAAATGAACAGTGTGATGCTACGAAGGAGCTCGATGAGAGTAGCAAGTTAACTTATCCAATAAACATGAGTGACCAGGTAAGCAATGACCGATGTGATGCTGTTAAGGAGTTGAGTGAGAGTAGCAGGGACGGTGAGAGTAGCAGGGAAGGAGAGCAAAAAACTAAGCGCACTAATGGGAATAATGAACTGGAGGATAAATTTTGTGGAAAGAAGTGTGCTGCTGTCAACAAGCTGGTTGAGAGTAGGAGGGGAGGTGAAGGAACAACTAAGGATTCTATTGGAGATACCGAGGTGGAAGTTAAATTTTGTGGGAAGCAGGAAGTCTGTAAAGAAGAAACCTTGTGCTCACAGTTTCAAGGGGAAAAACTGGAAGGCAATGATGAAGAGCAGGCAATTGAAGAAGCAGCAAAAGAAATGACATCTGCTATTTCCCCTTGGCATGAAGAGAAGTTAGTGGAGAATAAGGAAGAAGCCAAACATAATGAAACTATAGTTGAAATCGAGCAGGCAGTCGAGGAAGAAGTGAAAGAGATGACGTCTATTATTTCCCCTTCGCAGGAAGAAAAGTTAGCAGAGAGTAAGGAAGAAGCCCAATCCAGTGAAGCTAAAGTTGAAACCGAAGAGAAGCATGAGATGGGTAATGAACAAGGTATGGAAACTGAAGTTAATTTTCAAGAAAGATTTGAAACTGCCATAGGGCTTAAAGTTGAGCAGAAAGAACAAAGAGGTACTGATCTTGAGACTCAACCAAAGGGTGCTGTTAGCTTGTTAGATCAAATTAAGGAAGTTACTTGTGAGACTAACCATGAGCTAGTGACGCTGGCGCTTATGAGTAACCGCCAGAACAGGGAGAACTACAAGGGAAAAGGTAAGGGGCTCGCAATTTCTCTCTTAACTAAAGGGGATCTTGTAGAAGATGATTGTGCCATGGAGGGCCCTAGTGGAAGAGACCTCGAGTTGATTTTCAGATCTGACATTAGCCAGTCTGATAAAGCAAGCTCAAGTACGCTTGTCCCCCACGCTCTTGCAGATGAGAAACTCAAAATTGAACCTCTTGATCTCTCTCTTGCTCTGCCAGGTGGTTTATTGGATCATTCTTCAAAACAGT encodes:
- the LOC135629502 gene encoding small ribosomal subunit protein uS5y/uS5u/uS5v-like, with amino-acid sequence MAERGGGDRGGFGRGFGRGFGRGRGRGDRGRGRRGGGRRDEEEKWVPVTKLGRLVKEGKITSLEQIYLHSLPVKEHQIIDTLLGGRLKDEVMKIMPVQKQTRAGQRTRFKAFVVVGDTDGHVGLGVKCAKEVATAIRGSIILAKLSVIPVRRGYWGNKIGKPHTVPCKVTGKCGSVTVRMVPAPRGAGIVAARVPKKVLQFAGIEDVFTSSRGSTKTLGNFVKATFDCLMKTYGFLTPDFWMETRFSKSPFQEYTDLLAKPTKAILLENTEVVEA
- the LOC103987276 gene encoding protein OBERON 4, whose translation is MKRPGSSSYGDDFDDDDGIGGRMSFKDWPRRNQDPDRSSSSSHRRLSYSKTEGPRKVAPSSSSYGRSLDDDWEPARHTRRRYDHELESLDWRKGHSRYRVGGDRMMQVSSPRVSYGGDLMRRSESFSGLRRDVPKGFRSERDRLRRDGNGSSSWWRSRSSKELSVEEVRKSPSIDSDSVGRRSHATSPDDHRGKVRSKDSSSGLRSTRVEAKTVKTVKSIREGGNSSEMEEGELEPDLVSEAEPVAEPSMGSKTATGVESKNCKDRNPEYNSLPEEVSKEILLSGKMLDIHGNGSLAVKEEGKLTEVIMDTGNTSDEIKNEQCDATKELDESSKLTYPINMSDQVSNDRCDAVKELSESSRDGESSREGEQKTKRTNGNNELEDKFCGKKCAAVNKLVESRRGGEGTTKDSIGDTEVEVKFCGKQEVCKEETLCSQFQGEKLEGNDEEQAIEEAAKEMTSAISPWHEEKLVENKEEAKHNETIVEIEQAVEEEVKEMTSIISPSQEEKLAESKEEAQSSEAKVETEEKHEMGNEQGMETEVNFQERFETAIGLKVEQKEQRGTDLETQPKGAVSLLDQIKEVTCETNHELVTLALMSNRQNRENYKGKGKGLAISLLTKGDLVEDDCAMEGPSGRDLELIFRSDISQSDKASSSTLVPHALADEKLKIEPLDLSLALPGGLLDHSSKQSKPKPEIPSCARSIQSFPSSFRTNSDGFETSMSFTSSQPFVHNPSCSLTQNSLDNCEHSVGSHPILQGMDQVSGGLIWQAQASNDSRRKGSSSFFQRVLMNGNSAHDSHHIMNADHQSKSSGLVQHSSLSRQMSLMNSHGTHDMTSQLNKDKKLLAGERSSSIVCRTEQQDSEQLVLNGSCVMEKILSKIVVEPLYLTGRMLQEMTDHSVAYLRESISEMLANTNKRRQLYEFQEELQRRSDMTMDTLINCPQVLLQILVAIKTGLPDFIQGTSNLSSSSLVEIFLNLKCRNLACRSSLPVDDCDCKVCIEKTGFCSACMCCVCSKFDNASNTCSWVGCDVCLHWCHTDCGLRYSHIRNGSSASGEGISEMQFHCVSCHHPSEMFGFFKEVFQTCAKDWKAETLAKELQYVRRIFSTSNDRRGKRLHELVHKMLLNLEKKVNHSEVVIHILTFLSDSESNIGSFLCTPKEPSKNKAGHCNAIACSSKDCLPSVLPEKASLLANAGLVLSMDCDQVGKKARDIELRLEKKPVSDELESLIMFKQAEGKMYQERADDARREAESLKHIAIAKNIKIDEDYDGRLKKLRLGVLEERRRQKFEDLQAAEKAHREFFNMKMRMEVDIKDLLLKMEATKQSLNT